TGTCAATTGTCCTGTCATGTTTGCAGGACAGTCCCATGTAATAATTTGTCCCACTTCCCTTTGTCCCATGAAGTGTCTTGCTGGCTGGAGGGGTTTATGATGTtcttaataaaagttatttacattaaaatcagTCCTGGGTTTAATTCCTTTAACAAGATTTGGGAGTTTGAATGTGGTACTGAGATGCCCAAAAGATGCTAGAAGTAGCAGCACTGCGATAAAAAAGTGATATTGCTTATTCTGGGTCTCAgagctttttttctgtagtattgTGCATGCTTAGtaatttctttaatgttttgctgtgttttatggtataccaaatattttttcagtttacttttacaaatattattttactataataATTGTGAAATTATAGATTTTTGACTACATAGTAGTCTATTACTACTATTTTACTATTAGACAACAGTTGTGTCTATGTAAAATGTAGCTTAAAAACCCCACCACCAAATTATAACTATACATATTGTAGAggagtggtcgccaacctttcggaccccAGAgcgacatcatgatgccagaatctgcccactctcccatcacaggctcagacctgcttgctaaatttcggggggacagtagcacagggctgtggatgcaaccaATGCCGAGGAAGccctgggtgctgccatcttttcttcttcttcccgattctggctatgtcacccgatctcgcactgcacaggcccaatatcgggtgacatagcccacagtaaatggggaaaaaagagtgccaatctcactgtgcctGCGTAAGATTGGCATCCCCCCCCCATTCAAGaaaaagaaggagcagccagaagcctacAGGGATGCGTGACATGAGTATCtcaagaggctctgcacttccattctGTCTTCATCGTGGGTTTTGAATCCCCccaaggtaatttttaccttacataaaagggttgtccacctttttatgtaaagtaacaatttaagtttaggtgcgctttaaatGAAAGATGACAAGGTTCCCAGCGTTACAAACACCATTCTTAGATGAATCCATGCCTAAATTCTAACTAATTTGGCCCTCTTGGATTGAACATTACCTACCTGCTAATATTGATCATATTCTCTTAACATTATAACCATAAAGGTAAGCTCTGGTTACGTCCCATGCTTTTTGTAATGTAGTGGCACAAATCTAGCCCAGCTTTACCCCTTAGCCTCCCTAAATTCCAATTCTTCCTGTAGCTTGATTCTGTTTCCAAAGATAAGGACCCCTATAACAGCCCAAAACACCTACGCATGGGATATAGGACTATCTCTTTAACATGGCCTTCATTTAATTGGCATTCTTCAGCTGTATTTTTCCAGTGTCTCCACTCATGCAAATATTTCTCTGCTAAGCCTTAGGTTGTAGCAAAGAGGACTTAGATGTGCCAACACCATGACAAAATGTCTAGCCTTGCAGTCAGGAAAAGCTATACTTGCTATAAAGCTCTAAAGAATTATAAATTCACAGCAAACTAGCTGTCACCGAAATTATCTTGCTTTCCAATATTTGCAGTCTATAACCCAGAATATATATGCACATAAGAACATCTGATTTTACTATCACTTTTTAGGATTTGCATTTAATCCAGGTCATTGAATGGGAAGGCAATGAGCAAGCATAAAAGCCAGCCATTGTTAGTAGATCAGCAGCCCCTCATTTTTCTTAGGAGAGGCCAGCTAAATGGTTGCAAGTTATCATGCAGGGTTAACCTGTCAGGTTTTATATTGCAGTGCATGTCCCCATTAAACCTACACTTTGCAGATATACAATACACAATGTAGGTAGATATTAATGaacacagagctgcattatttttttttttaataatttaatgcagttaaaaaaatgaatttgatcTTGCATCAGTCTCTTGTAGTCCCTGTACATGAAAGCTCAGACTGGGGAagagaaaagcagcacagtgagCCAACCAGTCATTCTGCAGATTACCTTATCAGTCAGCAGCTTCTCATTTTACTGACCAATCAGAAACTAGGGGagagacaagacctgtaagtattactgaactgcagcagaggtAAAAAATCAGATCTCCATACCTCCTGCCCTGTCAGTCAGAAGATTGTTATGTGTACCATGATGTGTAAGTCTCAGGACTGCATGGAAAAAAGGACTAATCATCTGGAAGGTAAAACTTATCACTTATCtctttatctgtgtattttgttGGGCCCTCCTTTACTGTCCATATATAGACAGTATTTAAAAGGAAGTTCCCTAAAGGGAAGCTCCAAACCTTCCCgtttccatgcaaaataaacacactgggcctgatttaataaacctctccaaggctggagaggatatacgtTCATAATACAAAGCTGTTTTATCTAGctaaccaggaatggatctggtccaggattgaaaacatttgctaacaaatagcaaattactcaaggtttgctagatcacccagcttcactaatgaaagtgtatcctctctagctttggagagctttaataaatcagacccactgttgCTGTGTGTGTAGGTGAAGGGTTATTTTACTATTTGTGACTCCTAATCAAGGCTGTGGAGTCAGCGTTAGGACAGATTTAGGGTATATGGAGTCAAAAATAAAAGTACTGACTCAGAGTCCTAATAAATCTAACTTGTTCTGAAAACATAAAGTATGTAAAATGTACTATCTCATAGATAACAGACAATAAAGTATTTCACTCCTGTATTATATAAGCCCACTGCGGAGTTGTCACTAGTATGAAACTCATCTGAGGTTTTCTGCAGCctaacatttatacatatttgtaatctggattataccaggttgaaaaaagacatcaagttcaaccactagggaaataaacataccccaatTATAAAACGTATTGGaaatagttggtccaggggaaggcaaaaaaaagtttatgttcCCAAAAGCAGACCACGTCTTTATACAACTTTACAATGGCTGAGCTTTGGCAGTGATGAATTACAGTGTATGTTGGGTTTTAGTCAACATGGAACTTTAGCATATATCAGCATATTTAAATTAGAGGACTTGGTGGTACCAACAAATGAAGAGTTGGAGTCAAACGATTTTTgttctgactccacagccctgctccTAATATACAAACTCAaggaatttctaaaaaaaaaacaaaaacaaaagtttatttgaCAAATAGGACAAAGAAACTGACGATGCTGGAAATTccagataaaaatacataaaaacacaaaaagaagtcAGACAGGCAGATGGTGAAGTAATGCCATAGAGACCATATTCCACTCCGAAGTGCTTGTAAGTGCAAGATGTCCTgtagaatatatacatatacacatatgggGTGCGACTTGTTAGTCCAATACATTAAAGATACAGAAGTCAGTCTCAGCCTGTGGTTAATACTGAATATTATTCACTGCGATCTCTGTGAGAAATCCAAGCACTCGTACAAGATGGTCTTTGCTGAGGaactacaaaaaaggaaaagaaaataagttCTGTATGAGTTTTCTATTTTAATTCTTGACTATAATAACCATACATTTCTAAAAGAAGTAGTCATCTCAGGcattctcaaccagaattctgtgttaccccagggttccttcagaggttgctagggggtcctcTAACTGTTAttgatcagtgttctccccagtcacCTTTAGCctggtgcaccacccggcactaaAAAGTTGGGACCCAAttcaggagctgccacccacctacaggttCTTCCCAGCCAGCTAAAATGGTTTAACACattcatttgatgatgcctgtatagttctGGGATGGACAGCGTGTGGTAAAGTCAGCTGCATGACGCTAATGATTCTTTTAGTAGTCTATAAGGGTGGTATTCTTGTCACCATCCTATGGGTTAACTCCTGGCAAATAGCAGAGGTTCCACAATACATGAAAATTACCCTGGAAGAACCTTTTTTATAATAGAAGGTTGATAAAAGCTGCTTTTGATCATTAAATTGCAGtggattacatttttaactatatatCACAAATTGATCACTTCCCATCAGcaaatgaaaacagaagactGCTGCCTTATTTTGCCCTCCCCTGCTCCCCGCCCTCTGTTTCCCGTCCCTTCTCCTCGTACGTAATGTGTTCCTGTTCTCAGAGAGtagttcactttattttattttatttctttattttattactcgGTTCCTGTTTTGCCCTTTTAGAATTGTGATTNNNNNNNNNNNNNNNNNNNNNNNNNNNNNNNNNNNNNNNNNNNNNNNNNNNNNNNNNNNNNNNNNNNNNNNNNNNNNNNNNNNNNNNNNNNNNNNNNNNNNNNNNNNNNNNNNNNNNNNNNNNNNNNNNNNNNNNNNNNNNNNNNNNNNNNNNNNNNNNNNNNNNNNNNNNNNNNNNNNNNNNNNNNNNNNNNNNNNNNNNNNNNNNNNNNNNNNNNNNNNNNNNNNNNNNNNNNNNNNNNNNNNNNNNNNNNNNNNNNNNNNNNNNNNNNNNNNNNNNNNNNNNNNNNNNNNNNNNNNNNNNNNNNNNNNNNNNNNNNNNNNNNNNNNNNNNNNNNNNNNNNNNNNNNNNNNNNNNNNNNNNNNNNNNNNNNNNNNNNNNNNNNNNNNNNNNNNNNNNNNNNNNNNNNNNNNNNNNNNNNNNNNNNNNNNNNNNNNNNNNNNNNNNNNNNNNNNNNNNNNNNNNNNNNNNNNNNNNNNNNNNNNNNNNNNNNNNNNNNNNNNNNNNNNNNNNNNNNNNNNNNNNNNNNNNNNNNNNNNNNNNNNNNNNNNNNNNNNNNNNNNNNNNNNNNNNNNNNNNNNNNNNNNNNNNNNNNNNNNNNNNNNNNNNNNNNNNNNNNNNNNNNNNNNNNNNNNNNNNNNNNNNNNNNNNNNNNNNNNNNNNNNNNNNNNNNNNNNNNNNNNNNNNNNNNNNNNNNNNNNNNNNNNNNNNNNNNNNNNNNNNNNNNNNNNNNNNNNNNNNNNNNNNNNNNNNNNNNNNNNNNNNNNNNNNNNNNNNNNNNNNNNNNNNNNNNNNNNNNNNNNNNNNNNNNNNNNNNNNNNNNNNNNNNNNNNNNNNNNNNNNNNNNNNNNNNNNNNNNNNNNNNNNNNNNNNNNNNNNNNNNNNNNNNNNNNNNNNNNNNNNNNNNNNNNNNNNNNNNNNNNNNNNNNNNNNNNNNNNNNNNNNNNNNNNNNNNNNNNNNNNNNNNNNNNNNNNNNNNNNNNNNNNNNNNNNNNNNNNNNNNNNNNNNNNNNNNNNNNNNNNNNNNNNNNNNNNNNNNNNNNNNNNNNNNNNNNNNNNNNNNNNNNNNNNNNNNNNNNNNNNNNNNNNNNNNNNNNNNNNNNNNNNNNNNNNNNNNNNNNNNNNNNNNNNNNNNNNNNNNNNNNNNNNNNNNNNNNNNNNNNNNNNNNNNNNNNNNNNNNNNNNNNNNNNNNNNNNNNNNNNNNNNNNNNNNNNNNNNNNNNNNNNNNNNNNNNNNNNNNNNNNNNNNNNNNNNNNNNNNNNNNNNNNNNNNNNNNNNNNNNNNNNNNNNNNNNNNNNNNNNNNNNNNNNNNNNNNNNNNNNCATAAATGAATGCAGTATCTTTAAATGTTATCATTTCTGTCAAACATTTAGATATGCAATGTTCTcaccagcaccttttagctgggcacttcacccggcacctttcagtaaccacccggcctACAAGTACAAGTTTGCATATTAATCACAGAAAAGGTTAAAACCGCTTAGATCTACAGTTTAATGGAATACCTATGACTACAGTTTAAGAGGCCAAtaggaaatacaaataatatatcaAATCAGTAACGACAACCTCGGCAATGTCAGGGGACCTTTGCACTCATTCTACATTTTGGCCTGAGATGATAACAAATGATTGTTTCAGGCTTCAGATTTCCATaggtgtgtacaaagcctaaactTATAGCTATAAATATAGCCATCAGcttatgaataaaaacacaaaaaacaaacatacattaaaTTTAAAGGCACACTCCCTGCTTGGATAAATTTACCGCCCACATAGCTACCAAAACTTATCTACACAAATTCCAACAAGACAAAACGCTTACCTTTACTTTGCCTTCGCAGTGTGCCGAAGCCACAGCCACGGTCACCTTCACAAGTTGCGTCGCTGATAAGTGAATTTTAAAGTGTCTGAAGAAATGTGAGTAAagacattgaaataaatgttccACCTCCTCCACTGTCACCTCATCCTTAGATTTCTGAATGTCATTCCACAGGGTTTTAAAATCCTCAGGATGAATAGCAAAAGAGATGTCCATATGTGGCTCAACCGGCACCGAGAACACCAGTTCTGTGGTAGGCACATGTCCCTGTACTTCATATCCTGCCCACATAGCTGCCAACCACCTAAGATCAAGCGACCGGATTACCAGTTTACCAAAACAGCAGTCGAACGCTTGTTGGAACCAAGTGCCCACTATAGCAGTGAATGATTCTGACCCATTAGTGAGAAACAGCGGAAGGCATGTAAAAGTCTCTGGTAACACTTCTAATATTTCGTCCTCTGTGTATGGCCCGCAGAACCAACCAGTCCACACTATCCGCTCTTCTGTGCCAGGCTTGGAGATTGGTGACTTTCCGGTAATCTagcagtgaaaagaaaaaacaaaaaccaaataaGTTTTGGTGCCGAGAACCTAAAGCTGCTTATTGTTGGTACTGGTCATGATTGCCTGATACTTTGTGGGGTGCACGGGTTTGAAGGGTTTGTCTGTAAAGGGTTAAAGTAAACCGTTCCTTGCACAGCAAAGCAACACTTTTTGGGTATTGCCCTCTCCCCAGTGGAACATACTATTCCTCTCCTGCTGCTCCAATCATCAACCAGGAACAAGTCCTCTGTTGTCCCAATAAGGGCTTACAGAGGGATCAGGAGTCCCTTGCTGCTCCCATTGACATTGCTAGGCCAAACCACCAGCCCATGACATGGAAAGAGTCACATGTACCTTATGGAAGTATTTGCTTTACTCtttagctttcttttttgttatcAATCCCTCAAGTTCTCTTGTGCTGGACTAAAGAACATCTCAGTGTTGAACTCaaaagctgggtggaaagaaattgtaggtgggtggctgcctgtgttgtgacccaactcttcagtaatcacccgaaaacagcagggtggttactgaagtgtCAATTGGTGCATTCAGCTAAAAAAGGCTCGGGATAACTCTGCATGTTCTCTTCATCTCCATGCCATAGGGGAATGCATTCCTGATTTCTGCAATATCAAAGGGTatctttctgtacttgcagcattttttaagGGATAGAACATGGTGAAATACGAATGGGATTTTATTTGGTACAGTCATGCTCCAGTGCAGATACACTTACCTGAACTAGTATTGCAGTTGGATCGCTTTCTTTCCCCTTGAGTCCAGGTAGGCAAGAAAAGTTAGCTTTGAAGGCAACATCTGACCCCAGATCAACAGCGACACCTTTCTGCTTCTCAGCCACTATTGTGGCAGATAAGTGCTTGGAATACTCCTTTAGCTTGGTATATGAAAAGTCATACATCGGTGTaacactgtacagagtccattgTTTCTGCAGCAACAGCGCAGCCTTTTGTGGATCAAAAGTTTCCTAAAAACAGTCAATACAGAGATGCTttgaatgtaaaaacaatttttagcatAAATTAGCAGATTTAAGTTTCAAGTGGGAACAAAGTTCACATATACATGAAAGCTGAACTCTGGACCAGTGCTCTCCCCTTGTGGCAGCCCCtctgttgtgacccaacttttctgtaaccagctaaaaacaactgggtggttactaaaatgtgCCAGgcggtgcaccctgctaaaaggggctagggagaacattATCTGGGACACACAGACTTTTagttaaatgaataaataggaACAAGGGATACAAATCTGCTTTGCGTATATCATATGGGTTTGTTTAAGAAGTATAGCCTGTGCAGAGATCCATCAAGACCATCAACTACATACAGATCGCACAGAACTGGCTGTGGGAGGTGTAAGGCCTAGATACAGCACAAACAGCTGTTATGggtctttttttatacaaagcttATGCACCAAGGCAACATTTCACATTAGATTAGTGTACGGACCTGgaagaaagaatacaaaaaacatttacgcAAGGTTTGCTTATCCTGAAGTTCAGGATTAAGTCATCCTGTAATTCCTGGGTACCAAATACTTCTTATTAATACAACTCCAAGCAAAAACTGACCAAGGGATCTATTACCCCAAATCTACAATTAAGAAGAAAGTAATTATCTaataactgtttatttttctaataactgTTAATTTTTCTACTATCACCTTTTTCTCCTAACTGGGCTAAAAATTCCAGTAACAAAAACCTAAATACAAggaacagaacataaaaatagaaCTCTCatcaagtaaatgtttttatgttaatgGCATTCTATGCAATGGGTAAGAACACTTCCAAGTACAATGTTCTACCCAGCCCCTTTTTgccaggtgcaccacctggcacttttcagtaagcactcagctgtttttgtgtggttactgaagagatgggtcacaatactggggctgatactcacctacaaaaaaaaaaaaaaagcctgggtTTAACACTGAAGTATTACTGCTCACACAatgccatctgtttttttttcccagcagggaagtaccatctttgttcaggcagaATCAAGATATACTCCATGGAATTAGATGTCAGTGACAGTTGTGTAAACCCTGATGTCTCTGTTAACAAATGTCTGACAAATATCAGCTCTACCACATTCTCCAAACTATTACTGAGGTATAGTAGACAGAGATAAAACTTCCACCTGTCTGCAGCAGATTATTGGCATCATCTCACTCaaagataaatatagaaatttactGAAATGAAAACTGTGACTGCATATTGTAAGCAACTAAAAAGCCCACTTTAAGTATTGCTTGCAAAAAGGAACATAGATCGAGAAATCCAAATCCAAAACGCTGGTATGGATGGTCCAAACTTGTCTCCTTTGTAAATAAGCAGTTTTTGTTTCCCAACAAAACATGACGatgtaataaaagaaacataacagCTGCGGTGGTTAatctttctgaaaatactagttgcctggctgtaatGCTTACCCTGTATCTTTACCATGGATCTCtcaccataaaaaatatttcagatcaGGAAAATTTGACAAGATTCTTTTACTTGCCATCCAAGTCACAAGAAAAACGGGTCAGCATAACATCCAGGCAAATTGGTGGAGTAATGTGTAATATAGACTAGAGGAACTTACCTGTATAGGGGTACTTTGTGGTATCTTTCTCTTGGATGGGATGCGGTACGATGAACGCCGCCGAGTAGAAGTTAAGCTTCCAATAGGGTACCTGGAGTTCTGGTAGGGTGCAATGCTGCTCCGCAATACTGAAGTACTTTGGGGGGTTGACACCCCATCAGTAGGAGTTTGCATAGCCTAAAGAAGGACAAAAACAAATTGAGGGCAAATGACAGATACTTGTCCCCCTCAGAGGAGATGTCTAGGTCAGACAATTACATATCTATAGAGCAAACTTTCTTTTTACAACATCAACACTATAAAATGCTTTATAGAttatacaaagtgttttttaacTTAAAGCTCAGCAGCcgatgtgttttatttttggacagGGTACGTTGAAacctttgtcaagtttttttaatcattgctaGGTTTCTCTTTTCCAAAACGCAATTTTCTTGTTGATTCATACGTTTTTTTTAAGAAGCACAATGCAAAGATAAATAACCTATAGAGGATCAGCTGAATCTTCATTTGTAATCTgaacatttattgttacattttggtAAACATCATAAATGTTGTTCTTAAAAGTCaagtcctaggatgacaacactgctcctgctAGGGGCTTCTTAGATAGGGTTGTCAGCCTGGGATGTGCACTTCCTGTGTGACATACTCATGCACAGCCCGCCACCATATACAACGTTGAGTCAGCATGGAGTGCAGGGTATCAGGAGATGATGACAGCATTTAAAGATTGGTGGCTAACGTCACACTTTCTTTCCTATTGCTGGCATGTGTGTGGCAGGGCATCCTATANNNNNNNNNNNNNNNNNNNNNNNNNNNNNNNNNNNNNNNNNNNNNNNNNNNNNNNNNNNNNNNNNNNNNNNNNNNNNNNNNNNNNNNNNNNNNNNNNNNNNNNNNNNNNNNNNNNNNNNNNNNNNNNNNNNNNNNNNNNNNNNNNNNNNNNNNNNNNNNNNNNNNNNNNNNNNNNNNNNNNNNNNNNNNNNNNNNNNNNNNNNNNNNNNNNNNNNNNNNNNNNNNNNNNNNNNNNNNNNNNNNNNNNNNNNNNNNNNNNNNNNNNNNNNNNNNNNNNNNNNNNNNNNNNNNNNNNNNNNNNNNNNNNNNNNNNNNNNNNNNNNNNNNNNNNNNNNNNNNNNNNNNNNNNNNNNNNNNNNNNNNNNNNNNNNNNNNNNNNNNNNNNNNNNNNNNNNNNNNNNNNNNNNNNNNNNNNNNNNNNNNNNNNNNNNNNNNNNNNNNNNNNNNNNNNNNNNNNNNNNNNNNNNNNNNNNNNNNNNNNNNNNNNNNNNNNNNNNNNNNNNNNNNNNNNNNNNNNNNNNNNNNNNNNNNNNNNNNNNNNNNNNNNNNNNNNNNNNNNNNNNNNNNNNNNNNNNNNNNNNNNNNNNNNNNNNNNNNNNNNNNNNNNNNNNNNNNNNNNNNNNNNNNNNNNNNNNNNNNNNNNNNNNNNNNNNNNNNNNNNNNNNNNNNNNNNNNNNNNNNNNNNNNNNNNNNNNNNNNNNNNNNNNNNNNNNNNNNNNNNNNNNNNNNNNNNNNNNNNNNNNNNNNNNNNNNNNNNNNNNNNNNNNNNNNNNNNNNNNNNNNNNNNNNNNNNNNNNNNNNNNNNNNNNNNNNNNNNNNNNNNNNNNNNNNNNNNNNNNNNNNNNNNNNNNNNNNNNNNNNNNNNNNNNNNNNNNNNNNNNNNNNNNNNNNNNNNNNNNNNNNNNNNNNNNNNNNNNNNNNNNNNNNNNNNNNNNNNNNNNNNNNNNNNNNNNNNNNNNNNNNNNNNNNNNNNNNNNNNNNNNNNNNNNNNNNNNNNNNNNNNNNNNNNNNNNNNNNNNNNNNNNNNNNNNNNNNNNNNNNNNNNNNNNNNNNNNNNNNNNNNNNNNNNNNNNNNNNNNNNNNNNNNNNNNNNNNNNNNNNNNNNNNNNNNNNNNNNNNNNNNNNNNNNNNNNNNNNNNNNNNNNNNNNNNNNNNNNNNNNNNNNNNNNNATGTAACCCTGCACCCAGCTCTAACGTCACAACAATGATCTCTATGATGTTCTTACAGCGATCCAGCGCCTTGCAGCTCCCTCCCGGGTCCGCACACATGTACCATCCGCTGTGAAGCCGCAATCTTCttacaacaaaattaaaataaatcttaaacaaaaaaataaaagaaaagcgaATTCTGCGGCCGGCTTAGTGCTATAAATTGCTTTCGTGATCCGCCTCCATTCTGGCGGTTACAATTTCAAATTCTGCCCACTTCCCGGATGTTATTCTATCTCTGTCTAGAACGAGGCGTGGAACGCACAACATTTCCGGATTACGACTTAAGCATAATGACGTCATCCCCGCGTCATGCCCATAGTAAACATGGCCGCTGTGTATCCTTGTCAGCTTGAGTGTTACGTATTCTAAGCACCGAGTGCGCTGTGTCCGGGCTGCAGCAGGAGATATGTGTTGTTAGGGGTGTTTTCTTTGAAtgaatttatgtttaaattgtttgtatctgtgtTAGGTGTGAGTGTCTTATAGCATCACGTGGTGCAGAAAGGGTGTCA
This portion of the Pyxicephalus adspersus chromosome 8, UCB_Pads_2.0, whole genome shotgun sequence genome encodes:
- the CENPL gene encoding centromere protein L, translated to MQTPTDGVSTPQSTSVLRSSIAPYQNSRYPIGSLTSTRRRSSYRIPSKRKIPQSTPIQETFDPQKAALLLQKQWTLYSVTPMYDFSYTKLKEYSKHLSATIVAEKQKGVAVDLGSDVAFKANFSCLPGLKGKESDPTAILVQITGKSPISKPGTEERIVWTGWFCGPYTEDEILEVLPETFTCLPLFLTNGSESFTAIVGTWFQQAFDCCFGKLVIRSLDLRWLAAMWAGYEVQGHVPTTELVFSVPVEPHMDISFAIHPEDFKTLWNDIQKSKDEVTVEEVEHLFQCLYSHFFRHFKIHLSATQLVKVTVAVASAHCEGKVKFLSKDHLVRVLGFLTEIAVNNIQY